Proteins encoded within one genomic window of Neorhizobium galegae bv. orientalis str. HAMBI 540:
- a CDS encoding ABC transporter permease, translating into MAQYVLRRLVQSLFVLAGLTIVVFFVTRQIGDVARLMLPIDATEQQYLQMRQVLGLNDPLIAQFGYYVLDLLRGDFGMSLWQNVPAMGLVLSRFPATALLAFATLTFAFAIALPVGIGAALKPGSIFDRLATVISIFGLSVPTFWLALLLITVFSVQLGWLKTSGYGGFEYLILPMLAISAQSIGRLAQVVKTSMLDVLNAQYLVTARSKGLYESVIVIRHGLRNALLPIVTILGDEIIGLLNGSVVIEVIFGWPGIGKLTIDAIERRDFAVIQASVIFVALTVIAVNLIVDLAYAWLDPRIRYS; encoded by the coding sequence TTGGCGCAATATGTCTTACGACGCCTGGTCCAGTCGCTTTTTGTTCTCGCCGGGCTGACGATCGTCGTGTTTTTCGTGACCCGTCAGATCGGCGACGTCGCCCGCCTGATGTTGCCGATCGATGCGACCGAGCAGCAGTATCTGCAGATGCGACAGGTGCTGGGCCTTAACGATCCCCTCATCGCGCAGTTCGGCTACTACGTGCTGGACTTGCTGCGCGGCGATTTCGGCATGTCGCTCTGGCAGAACGTACCGGCCATGGGGCTGGTTCTGTCCCGTTTTCCTGCAACCGCGCTTCTGGCTTTCGCAACCCTGACCTTCGCGTTCGCTATCGCACTTCCGGTTGGCATCGGCGCAGCATTGAAGCCGGGGTCGATCTTCGACCGGCTGGCGACGGTCATATCGATCTTCGGTCTCTCGGTGCCGACGTTTTGGCTGGCATTGCTGCTGATCACGGTGTTTTCCGTGCAGCTCGGCTGGCTCAAGACGTCCGGCTACGGCGGCTTTGAATATCTCATCCTGCCGATGCTGGCGATCTCGGCACAGAGCATCGGTCGCCTCGCGCAGGTGGTGAAGACCAGCATGCTGGATGTTCTGAATGCCCAATATCTGGTGACCGCCCGCAGCAAGGGGCTGTACGAAAGCGTCATCGTCATCCGTCACGGTTTGCGAAACGCGCTGCTGCCGATCGTCACCATACTGGGCGACGAGATCATCGGACTGCTGAACGGTTCGGTCGTGATCGAGGTCATCTTCGGTTGGCCTGGCATCGGCAAGCTGACCATCGACGCCATCGAGCGGCGCGACTTCGCCGTCATTCAGGCAAGCGTCATCTTCGTGGCGCTGACTGTCATCGCGGTAAACCTGATCGTCGATCTCGCCTATGCGTGGCTCGATCCGCGCATCCGGTATTCGTAG
- a CDS encoding Crp/Fnr family transcriptional regulator, which yields MTAPLIAQFRKKSVADWRADITDAIAERGILRSFARKDVIFHQGMPAKAVYAVKSGVIETSGLNASGREVTLSIRGPREPFGYSEAVIGEQRTRQAGVLHDAEIWELGTDAFLDMLASRPDIMLAMLGSMMFRFTRSSEMRAELRGTTAYSKVGYVLLQLARSTPELVSSPQPQLRITHEEISRVCDLSRQTVTTILGEMRDAGLVELGLRSIKLQNPSRLDELLERTRGD from the coding sequence ATGACCGCCCCTCTCATTGCCCAGTTCAGAAAAAAGTCCGTCGCCGACTGGCGTGCCGACATAACCGATGCGATAGCGGAGCGCGGAATTCTGCGCTCGTTTGCCCGCAAGGACGTCATTTTTCATCAGGGAATGCCGGCCAAGGCGGTCTACGCGGTCAAAAGCGGAGTGATCGAAACGTCCGGGCTCAACGCATCCGGCCGGGAGGTGACCCTGTCGATCCGAGGGCCGCGCGAGCCTTTCGGCTATTCGGAAGCGGTGATCGGTGAACAGCGGACCCGCCAGGCGGGGGTGCTTCACGATGCCGAAATCTGGGAACTTGGCACCGACGCCTTCCTCGACATGCTGGCCAGCCGCCCGGATATCATGCTTGCAATGCTGGGCAGCATGATGTTCCGTTTCACCCGATCGAGCGAGATGCGCGCTGAATTGCGCGGGACGACCGCCTATAGCAAGGTGGGCTATGTGCTTCTGCAATTGGCACGGAGCACGCCGGAACTGGTCAGTTCGCCACAGCCACAGCTGCGAATTACCCACGAGGAGATCAGCCGCGTCTGCGACCTCAGCCGCCAGACTGTCACGACCATCCTGGGAGAAATGCGGGATGCGGGCCTCGTGGAGCTGGGCCTTCGCTCCATCAAGCTTCAGAACCCCTCCCGGCTGGATGAACTGCTCGAACGCACACGTGGCGACTAG
- a CDS encoding mandelate racemase/muconate lactonizing enzyme family protein: MKIARIETFRYWAKWKNWIFVRVETDDGLHGWGEASLAGAVDAVERSIHELGQVLIGQDAGGVERHWQAMFHTWRWRGGAIQSTAQSALDIALWDLEGKRLGVPVYRLLGGPFHTRIRAYASHWLGDVKTAEEAHAGAREAVRLGFTAFKWNPFKSPRFRTHEAETIMHDTALMEAARDGAGPGVDIFCDLGERLSARTALAAARSFAPFRPGFFEEPLPYENAKAMIALKQQMPVPIATGEHLMNRWEFRELVEGMGADILQPDLCHGGGITEVKRIATFAESHFLTMAPHNSAGPIGTAASLHLAASIPNFYILEQMEGEREMRDSICTDPLIIEDGYYLLPTKPGLGTDLDFTAIADRASQPLPIRHTTASRWH, translated from the coding sequence TTGAAGATCGCTCGGATTGAGACGTTTCGTTACTGGGCCAAATGGAAAAACTGGATCTTCGTGAGAGTGGAGACCGATGACGGCCTGCATGGCTGGGGCGAAGCATCGCTCGCCGGTGCAGTCGATGCGGTGGAACGTTCCATCCATGAGCTGGGCCAGGTGCTGATCGGGCAGGATGCGGGCGGCGTCGAGCGACATTGGCAGGCCATGTTCCATACCTGGCGGTGGCGCGGCGGCGCCATTCAGTCCACCGCCCAGTCGGCGCTCGACATTGCCCTGTGGGACCTCGAAGGAAAGCGTCTCGGCGTCCCCGTCTACCGGTTGCTCGGCGGGCCATTCCATACCCGGATACGGGCCTATGCGAGCCATTGGCTAGGCGACGTGAAGACTGCGGAGGAGGCTCATGCCGGCGCCAGGGAGGCTGTACGGCTCGGGTTCACGGCGTTCAAATGGAACCCGTTCAAGTCACCGCGTTTCCGCACGCACGAGGCGGAAACCATCATGCACGACACCGCGCTCATGGAGGCGGCGCGCGATGGCGCGGGACCCGGTGTTGATATCTTCTGCGATCTCGGCGAACGTCTTTCCGCTCGCACCGCGCTGGCCGCCGCCCGCTCCTTCGCCCCCTTCCGTCCGGGTTTCTTCGAGGAACCCCTGCCTTACGAAAACGCCAAGGCGATGATTGCGCTCAAGCAGCAGATGCCCGTCCCCATCGCCACCGGCGAACATCTGATGAACCGCTGGGAATTCCGCGAACTGGTGGAGGGAATGGGCGCCGATATCCTGCAGCCCGATCTTTGTCACGGCGGCGGCATCACCGAGGTCAAGCGCATCGCGACATTCGCGGAAAGCCATTTCCTGACGATGGCGCCACATAATTCGGCAGGGCCGATCGGAACCGCGGCCTCGCTTCATCTCGCGGCATCCATTCCCAACTTCTATATTCTCGAGCAGATGGAGGGCGAACGCGAGATGCGCGATTCGATCTGTACCGATCCCCTGATCATCGAGGACGGATATTATCTGCTGCCCACCAAGCCGGGACTTGGCACCGACCTGGATTTCACCGCAATTGCAGATCGTGCGAGCCAACCCCTGCCGATCCGCCATACAACAGCATCGCGCTGGCACTGA
- a CDS encoding Ldh family oxidoreductase produces the protein MPMISASRMHQLVQETLVAAGLTDEEATICADASVFADLRGASTHGIVYIVRRTLESIRDGKTVSGSVIETVKESSATALLKTAGVVGPVMGRQAMEIAIDKAETSGTGIVNTFNGNPIGLLGYYANLAAQKGMVGIVMANTSPSAAPYGGTSLVLGTNPFAYAAPSSSSRPILFDIATTVASYGKLQRAKRRGDRLPDGWLIDRQGNPVNDPAKADEGVMLPCGGHKGSGLAILIHLLTGALSGTTVGGEDTHNHPDLARRGQGALFMAIDPDWFASGGVFADLVEKQIGFIHDAAPLPGGKNPIYPGERGWAELDRRTQEGIPVPEEDWAVVIKAIQQSKLSTDHLLRGIPS, from the coding sequence ATGCCCATGATTTCCGCATCCCGCATGCACCAGCTGGTGCAGGAAACCCTTGTCGCCGCCGGACTGACCGACGAAGAGGCGACGATTTGCGCCGATGCATCGGTCTTCGCGGACCTGCGCGGGGCCTCCACCCACGGTATCGTCTATATCGTTCGCCGCACGCTGGAGAGCATTCGCGACGGCAAGACCGTCTCCGGGTCGGTGATCGAGACCGTCAAGGAAAGCAGTGCGACGGCGCTTCTCAAGACCGCCGGTGTCGTCGGACCGGTCATGGGCAGGCAGGCGATGGAAATCGCGATCGACAAGGCCGAAACCAGCGGTACCGGGATCGTCAACACCTTCAACGGCAACCCCATCGGCCTGCTTGGCTATTATGCCAATCTCGCCGCCCAAAAAGGCATGGTCGGCATTGTCATGGCCAACACCTCGCCGTCGGCGGCACCCTATGGCGGCACCAGTCTGGTGCTCGGCACCAATCCCTTCGCCTATGCCGCCCCCTCCTCGTCGAGCCGGCCGATCCTCTTCGACATCGCCACCACAGTCGCGTCCTACGGCAAGCTGCAGCGCGCAAAGCGGCGCGGGGATCGGCTGCCGGACGGCTGGCTGATCGACAGGCAGGGCAATCCGGTGAACGATCCGGCAAAGGCCGACGAAGGCGTGATGCTTCCCTGCGGCGGCCACAAGGGGTCGGGCCTTGCCATCCTGATCCACCTGCTCACGGGCGCGCTGTCCGGCACCACCGTCGGCGGCGAGGACACCCACAATCATCCCGACCTCGCAAGGCGCGGCCAGGGGGCGCTGTTCATGGCAATCGATCCGGATTGGTTTGCGTCCGGCGGCGTCTTTGCGGATCTGGTCGAAAAGCAGATCGGCTTCATTCATGACGCGGCCCCCCTTCCGGGGGGCAAAAATCCGATATATCCCGGTGAACGGGGATGGGCCGAACTCGACCGGAGAACGCAAGAGGGAATCCCGGTTCCGGAGGAGGACTGGGCAGTGGTGATCAAGGCGATCCAGCAGTCGAAGCTGTCGACGGACCATCTGTTGCGCGGAATCCCGTCATGA
- a CDS encoding ABC transporter ATP-binding protein, whose amino-acid sequence MTLTQTQTQTQTAQPLLDVRGLTTNFYTEDGIVRAVRDVSFHVMPGETLGVVGESGCGKSITGLSIMRLVPTPPGRIDGGEVLFDGRDLLKLSANDMRDVRGSSMSMIFQDPMTSLNPVLTIEHQIGETVRRHHGLTRSQARAHAIDLLRRVGIPNAVQRADEYPHQFSGGMRQRVMIAIALSCDPRLVIADEPTTALDVTIQAQILELMKDLQSQHRSGLIMITHSMGVVAGIADRIQVMYAGTIVETATAEELFANPRHPYTVGLMQSIPHLNARDKTPLRPINGLPPGLIDPPDACPFAPRCSYARAACREVRPPLQEVTAGHSSACWFWDEVSRERSASLAGAIA is encoded by the coding sequence ATGACGCTGACGCAGACGCAGACGCAGACGCAGACGGCGCAACCACTTCTCGATGTGCGCGGGCTGACCACGAATTTCTACACGGAGGACGGGATCGTGCGCGCCGTGCGCGACGTATCGTTCCATGTCATGCCTGGAGAGACGCTGGGGGTGGTCGGAGAATCGGGGTGCGGCAAGAGCATCACCGGCCTCTCGATCATGAGGTTGGTTCCAACTCCCCCTGGCAGGATAGATGGCGGCGAGGTTCTGTTCGACGGACGCGATCTGCTGAAGCTTTCCGCCAACGACATGCGGGATGTTCGCGGCAGCAGCATGTCGATGATCTTCCAGGACCCGATGACGTCGCTCAACCCCGTACTTACGATAGAGCACCAGATCGGCGAAACGGTGCGCCGACATCACGGCCTTACCCGCAGCCAAGCCCGCGCGCATGCCATCGACCTCCTGCGCAGGGTGGGAATTCCGAATGCCGTGCAGCGTGCCGACGAATATCCCCATCAGTTCTCCGGTGGCATGCGCCAGCGCGTGATGATCGCCATTGCGCTATCCTGCGACCCGCGTCTGGTCATCGCGGACGAACCCACGACCGCTTTGGACGTGACTATTCAGGCACAGATCCTGGAACTGATGAAGGACCTGCAATCGCAGCACCGCAGCGGATTGATCATGATCACCCATTCCATGGGCGTGGTCGCCGGGATCGCCGATCGGATACAGGTGATGTACGCCGGCACGATCGTCGAAACCGCAACCGCCGAAGAACTGTTCGCCAATCCCCGCCATCCCTATACCGTCGGTCTGATGCAATCGATCCCGCACCTGAACGCGCGCGACAAGACGCCGCTGCGACCGATCAATGGCCTGCCTCCGGGCCTCATCGATCCGCCCGATGCCTGTCCCTTCGCGCCGCGCTGTTCCTATGCGCGCGCTGCCTGTCGCGAGGTCCGGCCGCCGCTGCAGGAAGTCACGGCCGGGCATTCGAGCGCCTGCTGGTTCTGGGACGAGGTCTCGCGTGAGCGATCCGCCAGCCTTGCCGGAGCAATCGCATGA
- a CDS encoding ABC transporter ATP-binding protein, producing MTHTGPLLEVRDLVKHFGAIRKVDGRDVGTVKAVDGISLTIARGETVGLVGESGCGKSTAGRAILQLHRPTSGAVLFEGRDLTRLSEREMRHMRRRMQMIFQDPYASLNPKMTVARIVGEPLVIHNLLPQKQRQARVVELLELVGLKADAVNRYAHEFSGGQRQRIGIARALAADPDLIVCDEPVSALDVSIQAQIVNLLEDLQKRLGVAYLFIAHDLSVVRHISNRVAVMYLGRIVEIAESDKLYEEPLHPYTRALLSAIPIPDPVIEKQRKRIILSGDIPSPVNPPSGCRFRTRCPVAMEICAQVDPVCIEHRDGHRVACHLYAGQSQGI from the coding sequence ATGACGCACACCGGTCCCCTTCTGGAGGTCCGCGACCTCGTGAAGCACTTCGGCGCAATCCGGAAAGTGGACGGGCGCGATGTGGGAACGGTGAAGGCCGTCGATGGTATCTCTCTGACCATCGCACGCGGCGAGACGGTGGGCCTTGTCGGCGAGTCCGGTTGCGGCAAGTCCACCGCGGGGCGCGCCATCCTTCAATTGCATAGACCGACATCCGGCGCGGTGTTGTTCGAGGGCCGCGACCTCACCAGGCTCAGCGAACGCGAGATGCGACACATGCGCCGCAGGATGCAGATGATCTTCCAGGATCCCTATGCATCCCTGAACCCCAAGATGACCGTCGCTCGCATCGTCGGCGAGCCGCTGGTCATCCATAACCTTCTGCCGCAGAAGCAGCGGCAGGCCCGCGTCGTCGAACTGCTTGAACTCGTCGGGTTGAAGGCGGATGCGGTCAACCGTTATGCGCATGAGTTTTCAGGCGGGCAGCGCCAGCGCATCGGGATAGCCCGGGCTCTTGCAGCCGATCCAGATCTGATCGTCTGTGACGAGCCGGTTTCGGCGCTCGACGTCTCCATCCAGGCTCAGATCGTCAACCTTCTGGAGGATCTGCAGAAACGACTGGGAGTAGCTTATCTTTTCATCGCCCATGATCTTTCGGTCGTGCGGCACATCTCAAATCGCGTGGCGGTCATGTATCTTGGTCGTATCGTCGAGATTGCCGAAAGTGACAAACTCTACGAGGAGCCTTTGCACCCATACACACGCGCGCTGCTCTCAGCCATCCCAATACCTGACCCGGTGATCGAGAAGCAAAGAAAGCGTATTATCCTATCGGGTGATATTCCAAGCCCCGTAAACCCACCTTCTGGATGTCGCTTCCGCACCCGTTGCCCAGTGGCCATGGAAATTTGTGCGCAGGTCGATCCGGTTTGCATTGAGCACCGGGACGGCCATCGAGTGGCCTGCCATCTTTACGCGGGTCAGAGCCAGGGGATTTGA
- a CDS encoding membrane protein yields the protein MPISSTGSAIATPVESSKSAIAWGPIIGGAVAAIGISLILILFGSGLGLTMISPWSGESSSAATVGISAAIWLVVVQWLSAALGGYLTGRLRTKWAAVHTDEVFFRDTAHGFVSWAVATVFVAGFLASSLGSLASTGAQAVGSAAATAGVAGTTAAASSGGSSGGTDMATSYFTDALLRPQQAQARAQNDNAAATTEVSRILLNGAVQGGVPEDDKAYLATIVAARTGLSPQDARARVDAVLKRIEDAKVAAQKATDEARKAAATTALVGSLSLLVGAFISSAAAALGGRQRDEEEDLLVATRY from the coding sequence ATGCCAATTTCATCCACAGGCTCCGCCATCGCAACTCCGGTGGAGTCGTCAAAATCCGCGATCGCATGGGGACCGATCATCGGCGGTGCGGTCGCCGCCATCGGCATCAGCCTCATCCTCATCCTTTTCGGTTCCGGCCTTGGCCTCACCATGATCTCTCCCTGGTCGGGTGAAAGCAGTTCGGCCGCCACCGTCGGCATCAGCGCGGCGATCTGGCTGGTGGTGGTGCAATGGCTGTCGGCAGCGCTCGGCGGATATCTGACCGGCCGGCTGCGCACCAAATGGGCCGCCGTGCACACCGACGAGGTGTTCTTCCGCGATACAGCCCACGGCTTCGTCTCCTGGGCCGTCGCGACCGTCTTCGTGGCGGGCTTCCTGGCTTCGTCGCTCGGCTCGCTGGCAAGCACCGGAGCGCAGGCCGTCGGATCGGCGGCAGCGACCGCAGGCGTCGCCGGCACAACAGCGGCCGCGTCGTCGGGCGGCTCATCCGGCGGCACAGACATGGCGACGTCCTACTTCACCGATGCGCTGCTGCGTCCGCAGCAGGCCCAGGCCCGCGCCCAGAACGACAATGCGGCGGCAACCACGGAAGTGTCGCGCATTCTTCTCAACGGTGCTGTCCAGGGCGGCGTGCCGGAAGACGACAAGGCCTATCTGGCAACGATCGTCGCGGCCCGCACCGGTCTTTCGCCGCAGGATGCCCGCGCTCGCGTCGATGCGGTCCTGAAGCGGATCGAGGATGCCAAGGTCGCGGCCCAGAAGGCCACGGACGAGGCCCGCAAGGCGGCAGCCACGACGGCCCTGGTCGGCTCGCTGTCGCTGCTTGTCGGCGCCTTCATTTCGTCGGCGGCAGCCGCACTCGGCGGCCGTCAGCGGGATGAGGAAGAAGACCTGCTGGTTGCGACACGTTACTGA
- a CDS encoding alpha/beta hydrolase: MSSFTEPHHAPKLSRPFRWFILRLSFKRLSLGLVALAGLPIAAGSTYEALSRYWVKEKYPPPGRLVDIGGRKLHLDCRGQGEPTVIFEAGLDSYGTLSWARVHDTVAGVTRACAYDRAGIMWSEPKSTPQHADAVADDLHAALAAAGEKGPFILVGHSIGGPYSMAYTRKFGDQVAGLVFVDASHPEQVARFAEAVNPPKDFTSDALKVASSLTWTGIIRVMAAADGEPDVPAHVTEQSRAFAGTSLAAVMSENRNVDRTLAEAGSLRTLGDRPLVVLTAMAPLIEASLKTENMSREKDMRRREVWTKLHEDEASWSTRSRHQLLPDSGHYIQFTRPGVVIAAVLEVVNNVRLENIGVGEMR; this comes from the coding sequence ATGTCCTCTTTCACGGAGCCGCACCATGCACCTAAACTCTCTCGACCATTCCGCTGGTTCATTTTGAGGCTCTCGTTCAAGCGCCTTTCCTTGGGCTTGGTTGCGCTGGCAGGTCTGCCGATCGCGGCGGGCAGTACCTACGAGGCGCTGTCGCGGTATTGGGTTAAGGAAAAATACCCGCCGCCAGGCAGACTGGTGGACATCGGAGGACGCAAGCTTCATCTCGATTGCCGTGGACAGGGAGAGCCGACAGTCATTTTTGAGGCGGGCCTGGACAGCTATGGGACGCTGTCGTGGGCAAGGGTGCACGACACCGTTGCGGGCGTCACCCGCGCTTGTGCCTATGATCGCGCCGGGATTATGTGGAGCGAGCCAAAGTCCACGCCGCAGCATGCCGATGCTGTGGCAGACGATCTCCATGCGGCCCTGGCTGCAGCCGGAGAAAAGGGGCCTTTCATTCTGGTCGGCCATTCGATCGGTGGCCCTTACAGCATGGCCTACACGCGAAAATTTGGCGATCAAGTTGCGGGCCTGGTGTTCGTCGATGCCTCGCATCCGGAGCAGGTCGCTCGATTTGCCGAAGCGGTGAACCCGCCAAAGGATTTCACCAGCGACGCCTTGAAGGTCGCGTCGAGCCTTACGTGGACCGGGATTATCCGCGTCATGGCGGCGGCTGACGGAGAGCCCGATGTTCCGGCACACGTTACCGAACAGTCCAGGGCCTTTGCCGGTACATCCCTGGCGGCCGTGATGTCCGAAAACAGGAATGTCGACCGGACACTGGCGGAGGCGGGCAGCCTCCGCACGCTGGGTGACCGTCCCCTGGTCGTGCTCACGGCAATGGCACCGCTGATCGAAGCTTCGTTAAAAACGGAGAACATGTCCCGCGAGAAGGACATGCGTCGCCGTGAAGTCTGGACAAAGCTGCATGAAGACGAGGCCTCCTGGTCGACGCGCAGCCGGCACCAGCTTCTGCCGGATTCCGGACACTATATCCAGTTCACTCGGCCCGGCGTGGTGATTGCCGCCGTCCTCGAGGTTGTGAACAACGTGCGGCTGGAAAATATCGGCGTGGGCGAGATGCGTTGA
- a CDS encoding cold-shock protein produces the protein MATGTVKFFNDDKGFGFITPENGGQDVFVHVSALERGGSLREGDKVSFELGQDRKTGKSKAESVSVL, from the coding sequence ATGGCGACCGGTACGGTAAAGTTTTTCAACGACGACAAGGGTTTCGGTTTCATCACGCCCGAGAACGGTGGACAGGACGTTTTCGTTCACGTCTCCGCGCTTGAGCGCGGAGGGTCGCTCCGGGAGGGCGACAAGGTCAGCTTCGAACTCGGGCAGGATCGCAAAACCGGGAAATCGAAAGCCGAAAGCGTTTCGGTTCTCTGA
- a CDS encoding response regulator, whose translation MYSRTVLVVDDEPLIRMLLMEALEDEGFHVLEASNVLEAVVVFGTHDIDALVTDVDMPGPLNGFDLVDLVAKQGRRIAIVVTSGRHLGGDRVLPSSSKFLPKPYLISEVVEALAEVVPIETSLAS comes from the coding sequence ATGTATTCGCGTACCGTCCTTGTCGTCGACGACGAGCCGCTGATCCGAATGTTGCTGATGGAAGCGCTAGAGGACGAGGGCTTCCACGTGCTAGAGGCGTCCAATGTCTTGGAAGCGGTCGTCGTTTTCGGCACCCATGATATCGACGCGCTCGTGACCGACGTCGATATGCCTGGACCACTTAACGGGTTTGATCTTGTCGACCTTGTTGCGAAGCAAGGACGCCGAATCGCGATAGTCGTCACGTCCGGCCGCCACCTCGGCGGCGACCGTGTGCTACCGTCATCCAGCAAGTTTCTTCCGAAACCTTATCTTATCTCGGAGGTAGTCGAGGCGCTAGCCGAGGTGGTACCCATCGAGACCTCGCTGGCGAGCTAA
- a CDS encoding sensor histidine kinase encodes MTAHDTETHLDWGPTQLRHALDAAGVAMWSWNVDTDVFVMDTQGYRLWDVSREGRLSFEDLSAKIHPADRDRVRAAFSATRAVVGAYEIDFRILVGQDVRWISARGQGSDAGIRNRNMTGIFLDVTGRKQAEEGHELLAGEMSHRVKNLLAVASGLTQITSRSSSSIEDMAKQLTQRLTALGRAHDLVRPLPGDQGEAALLGDLFTVLLAPYEDEGAFAGRIRVAVPRMGVGEAAATGLALVIHELATNSLKYGALSIPEGTLDVSGSMIGDDVEVVWTEQGGPQVSPPQGAGGYGSELLSRTMTGHLGGTISHNWSKSGVLVTLKIDGNKLAV; translated from the coding sequence ATGACGGCGCACGATACCGAGACCCATCTGGACTGGGGACCAACGCAACTCCGCCATGCATTGGATGCAGCCGGAGTGGCAATGTGGTCCTGGAACGTCGACACGGACGTGTTCGTCATGGACACCCAGGGTTATCGCTTGTGGGACGTGTCGCGGGAGGGTCGACTCTCCTTTGAAGACCTGTCTGCGAAGATCCATCCCGCCGACCGTGACCGGGTGAGGGCCGCGTTCTCCGCAACGCGTGCTGTCGTCGGAGCCTACGAAATCGACTTCCGGATTTTGGTCGGCCAGGATGTCAGGTGGATTTCCGCCCGTGGTCAAGGCAGTGACGCGGGCATCAGGAACCGGAACATGACAGGAATTTTTCTTGACGTCACGGGCCGGAAACAGGCCGAAGAGGGGCATGAGTTGCTGGCAGGGGAAATGAGCCATCGGGTCAAGAACCTGCTGGCCGTCGCTTCCGGACTGACTCAGATCACGTCGCGGTCCTCGAGTTCGATCGAGGATATGGCCAAACAACTGACGCAACGCCTGACGGCCCTCGGGCGCGCCCACGACCTCGTCCGCCCATTGCCCGGTGACCAAGGCGAAGCGGCCTTGCTGGGTGACCTGTTCACGGTACTGCTTGCGCCGTATGAAGACGAAGGCGCGTTCGCAGGGCGTATCAGGGTCGCGGTTCCGCGCATGGGCGTCGGTGAGGCGGCGGCGACCGGCCTCGCGCTCGTCATCCACGAACTGGCGACGAACTCCCTGAAATATGGAGCTCTTTCGATCCCGGAAGGAACGCTTGACGTGTCCGGCAGTATGATTGGCGACGACGTGGAGGTGGTCTGGACGGAGCAGGGTGGCCCCCAGGTCTCGCCCCCTCAAGGAGCCGGCGGGTACGGGAGCGAGCTCCTGTCACGCACGATGACGGGACACCTTGGCGGAACGATCAGCCATAACTGGTCCAAAAGCGGTGTCCTCGTCACGCTAAAGATCGACGGTAACAAGCTCGCGGTCTAG
- a CDS encoding cold-shock protein — translation MTTGTVKWFNSTKGFGFIQPDNGGADAFVHISAVERAGMREIVEGQKVGYELERDVKSGKMSACNLQAA, via the coding sequence ATGACCACAGGCACAGTAAAATGGTTTAACTCCACCAAGGGCTTCGGCTTCATTCAGCCCGACAATGGCGGCGCTGACGCGTTCGTTCACATCTCGGCCGTCGAACGCGCCGGAATGCGCGAAATCGTCGAAGGCCAGAAGGTAGGCTACGAACTCGAGCGCGACGTGAAGTCGGGCAAGATGTCGGCCTGCAATCTTCAGGCGGCTTGA
- a CDS encoding TetR/AcrR family transcriptional regulator, which produces MSTKFPDKAADPSAPAAIPPRERIVSSAADLFRKFGIRGIGVDAIAEAAQTNKMTLYRKFGSKDELLCATLRQVTQRAGAIWDELEREFSGDAAAQLKRWVEFQVDRLEQEPGGCDLANAAVELRDSDHPAHAVVQEFKNSQRNRLAAVCEAAGSSNPELLADTLSLLLEGARVSVQTSGPEGSSRRFKESCEATIAAFSSR; this is translated from the coding sequence ATGTCAACCAAATTTCCAGATAAAGCCGCCGATCCTTCTGCACCGGCGGCCATTCCTCCCCGTGAGCGCATCGTGTCTTCAGCGGCGGACCTTTTTCGAAAATTCGGGATTCGAGGGATTGGCGTCGACGCCATTGCGGAGGCCGCCCAGACGAACAAGATGACGCTCTACCGAAAATTCGGTTCAAAAGACGAGCTTCTTTGCGCAACTCTGCGCCAGGTGACGCAACGGGCGGGGGCCATCTGGGACGAGTTGGAGAGAGAGTTCTCAGGCGATGCTGCCGCGCAGTTGAAGCGATGGGTCGAATTCCAGGTGGACCGTCTGGAACAGGAACCCGGCGGTTGCGATCTCGCGAACGCTGCGGTCGAGCTGCGTGACAGCGACCATCCAGCCCACGCGGTTGTTCAGGAATTCAAGAATTCCCAGCGCAACCGACTCGCGGCGGTGTGCGAGGCAGCAGGTTCGTCGAACCCAGAGCTGCTGGCGGACACGTTATCCCTTCTGCTTGAAGGGGCTCGCGTCAGCGTCCAGACAAGTGGGCCTGAAGGGTCGAGCCGACGGTTCAAGGAGTCGTGCGAGGCGACCATCGCGGCTTTTTCATCGAGGTAG